GGCAttaagggacacacacacagctttccaAAGACAGAAAAAACATCCAGGTCTGCTATGAAAGTGCCgtctctttctgtcacttgtgtgtgagacaaacacacctacacacacacacacacacacacacacacacacacacacacacacacacacacacacacacacacacacacacacactgggaaatTGCCCACTCTTGGGAACAGGCCCAGGGCACAGAGATGGAGCTCATATTACACTTTTACCATCAGTAgtacacacatgcgcgcacacacatattcaGCAACAACATACAAGGAGTTCTGAACGTGGAGGAAGAACACGGTCCAGACCTACAAGAACCCTCCCAGGGTGAAGCAAGGCCTGAAGATTAGCAGACGACACCAAGAGGCCCTGTGCCAACCCCAGGCTCCCAGCATCCTGTCCCAGTGCCTCTGACGGCCCTATGAAGACTTTGGTGAGCCAATAAGAGCGTATCCGGCCTTCAAAGGGGGTGAAGAAGGCTCCTACAGTTAGCACCATGAGCTGTAGGCTGGAGAGTCCCTCACTGCTCTagcccctgtcctctcctgtgtgtgtgtgtgggtgtgcgcgcgcgtgtgtgtgtgtgtgcgcgcgtgagACGGCGTGTATGAGTGCGAGCGTGTGTGCGATGGCGGTGTGCGTGTGGGCCGCGGCCCCCCTGCTGTTCCTGGGGCTGTGTCTGTGCAGCGTGGGGGGGCAGGCCCGCGGGGAGGTGCTGGAGTTTGGGGGCGTGTCGGGCCAGTGGGGCCGCTTCCCGGTGTGGAACGCCTGCTGCGAGAGCGTGCTCAGCTTCAGCCTGCGGACTCACAGCCAGGAGGGCCTGCTGCTCTACCTGGACGACGAGGGATTCTGCGACTTCCTGGAGCTGCTCCTGCTCCACGGCCGCCTCCGCCTGCGCTTCTCCATCTTCTGCGCCGAGCCGGCGGAGGTCCAGTCGGGTGTGGCGGTGAGCGACGGACGCTGGCACGCCGTGCGCGTCAAGCGCGACTGGAGGAATACCACGCTTGAGGTGGACGGGATGGAGGGCTGGGCGGAGGTGAAGAGCAAGCGCCGAGACATGACGGTGTTCAGCCACACCTTCATGGGCGGGGTGTCTCCGGAGCTGCACTCGTCCCCGCTGCGCCTCACCTCGCCCGCCATCAGAGAACACAACCCTTTCCGGGGCTGGGTCACCGCGGTGACGGTGAACGGCTCGGCGACCGCGCTGGAGGAGTCGGAGGGCGTGGCCGTGAGCTCGGGGTGTGGGCCCGACCACGTGTGTCAGAACGGAGGCGTGTGCAGCGTCGTGAACGACCAGCGCATCTGCGACTGCTCCCACACCGGTTACCAAGGCAACGACTGCAGTGAAGGTAAGGCCCAGATCACCCTGACCCCCCTTGCACTGTCATCctgacacgcacgcacgcacacatacgcactcacacacacgcacacatacagactaCATCCACCTACAATCACCCACTGTAGCGGGGTCTTGAGAGTGGAGTTATGCAGTTCCTGTTCTAAGTGTTATTGAGTCCAGAAGATTAAACACAGATCTCTAATGTGATTACAGTCATACAAGTCTTCATGGCCAGCTCTGTGCTCTTAGATAAATACCCTGGCTCATCATAGCCTCTTGTAGGCCAACCTCACTCTAAAGCTGGGAAGAGGTTTATACTGTCGGCCTACCTGGTACTGAAACTAGGAATGGTtttatactgtaggcctaccttTTACTATAGCAAGGAAAGGTTTTATACTGTAGGTCTACCTGGTACTGAAACTAGGAAAGGTTTTATATAGTAGGTCTACCTGGTACTGAAACTATAAAAGGTTTTATACTCTAGGCCTGCCTGGTACTGAAACTAGGAATGGTTTTATACTGTAGGTCTACCTGGTACAGAAACTATAAAAGGTTTTGTACTGTAGACCTACCTGGTACTGAAACTATAAAAGGTTTTATACTCTAGGCCTACCTGGTACTGAAACTATAAAAGGTTTTGTACTGTAGACCTACCTGGTACTGAAACTATGAAAGGTTTTATATTGGTGATCTACCTGGCTTTGAGGCTGGTAACGGTTTCATTCGGTTGGTGGACATTGAAGTAAAGCAGGTCATGATTTAATACTGTAGACCCACCTGAAACTGTATCTAGTAATGGCTTGCTCACTAGCTGTCGATGGCTGAGATACTGTcagtaaaaaaatgttttgtatcTGTTGACTTGAGATGAGTTGTGCTTGTTAGGTTCACAAGCCCATTTGAATCCAGCAGTCTAATGTCAATGGGTTTGGTAGATTCTATTATGTGTTATTGTGTTATGtgttccatttgttttgtttttctaggATTTGACACCAAAACAACCAACTTTAAAAATAAACAGACActacttttttctctctgtttgaaGTCAGTTGTCAAACAGGCAGTGGCAACAGCAAATACTGTCACTGAGAATAAGCATTGCATAGTTTTCATGTATGAATTTGGCAATTGATAAATTCAAGTGATATGTGTCATAACAGCACTGTATCCATAAGTCGCCTACAGTACAATATGTGGCACATCAGCCCTCTCTTAACCCAGACTCCTCTACCATCCAGCATGTTGGTTGGCCAACAGGGTTGCTATGGAGAGTCCGTGCCATTTGTCTCCttactcattctctctctctctctctctctctctctctctctctctctctctctctctctctctctctctctctctctctctctctctctctctctctctcactacctctctcactacctctctctctccctctctttctgtgtatcccccctctctttctctttctttctctctccctctctctacctccgcCACAAGACTCACACGCCAGGGGCTGTGACAAAGACATGCGTGTGTCAaaccaggacagtgtgtcacgaaggtgcgtgtgtgtgcgcatgcgaaTAACTCAAGAGTGATGCTGGTATCTTAGTAACAAGCCATTGGGATTTGTGTTGAGGGGGTTGGAAGCGTATGGATATGACAGTATAGTGGTGTGCTGGTCGAGGGAGGAGGTAACATGAACATACTACAGTAGTTGTCTCTGCAGACAGGTGTGCTGATGTTGACACAATCTGATCCTGTCTGGTACTGctaggggggagaggagtgcTGCAGGAGAGTCTCTTTGCCCtaagcgcacacaaacacacacatacatacactcacacacaaacacacacgtacatcactcacacgcacacaaacacacacacacagaaagacccacagaaacacacagaaacacacagaaacacacagaaacacacagaaacacacatgcgaCACATACAGCTGTAgaaaacaaaatgtgaatacaCAGCTAGATGGCAAagggtctgtcacacacacacacgcacacgcacagacacacacagctcagactTCTGCACCAACAGCATTAGCAGCAGCAGGCTCAGGTCTCTCCCAGCAGTGCAGGTCTCTGGGCTGAGAGGGAGGCCAGGCCATTTACAAAGCTTCTCTCACCAGGTACTCTGCCTCTGTTTGGATTGGCTCTCAGATTCACTATGTGATTGCTCTAGGAGCCAATAGGAGGCCGGTCTCTGCTGGCGCACCTGCAGTCTAATTGGTGTAATCTCCTGTCGCTATGGTACAAGAGTGTGATTATCGGCACCAAAATGGTTGTGTCCGATGCCTGTATTTGAGGGTAGTGTGCGAGGGCGGTGTATGGATGTAAGATGTAACTAATGAGTGTTAAATGTGTCCAAACGATTGTTAAAGGTTGTGTGTTAGGCTAGTTGTGCAAGGGTTGTGTTAGTTGTGTAAGGGTTGTGTGTTAGATTGAAATCGGTTGGCCAATTAATTAGGCCGACTAAATGCAATTTCGAGATAATCGGTATCAGCCAATGCCTGCGCTCATAAGCTGATGGCAGTGGGTGCTATGCCAATGCTAGATGAAACATTACCTGAGAGAAAAGGTAACAGTAAAATTCTTCGAAGCTCAATATATTTAATTGGGCACTCTTAATAACATATCCGAAGTTGACTGTCCGTAAAATTAGATTCTGGTCTTTTACTGAGAAATTGCTAATAACCTTAGTTGGAAATAGCCAGAAAGGTGGAGCTGGACCAGGACCTAGGGAAGCTCATTGGTGATGCCCTCTAGGAGATGGAGTTAGCTAAATTGCCAACTTGCTAGTAAAGGTCTCTGGTTGTTCAACACTGTCAAACTGCCTTGCTTGGTCTAATTAGTAATTTTATAGGTGATAAATTTGTCTTCAGAAGCAACATTTTTAATTAGAAGTTTTTAAAACAAACAGCTTGACCAGTAAACAATTTTTTTCAATGCATGCACTTATCAAAAAGCTTGAGGTCCAGCTGACTAGGTGGCTGATAACTGAGCTGGGCTGGCTTGCTACCATgtgttaaagatcctgtaaagtggaatcgAAAATTAGTTTAAaaaagttcatcacaccacagagaaatgtgttgtttactacccatccaaattcgaatgaaaaaGAAACACCGATCTTAGTAtgttaaagatcccatgacatgctgtttttggatgcttttatataggtcctagtggtcccctaatactgtaacTGAAgtttctttcccgaaattcagccttggtgcagaattacaaccactacgagcagtccaacaaatgagctttcctcaggacgtactgtttctgtgtctgtaactttaaatgctatgaggaagaaagaggcggggctaactgacATGCTTTGGtcatttgcaagccatgatgtctcaaGGAAAAACAATATTGTGCTTGCACGGTtgtagctcattttctcatcggtgggccaaattctctgtgcgggcAAATCAGAGAAAGGGGAAGTAACCTTCGTTCTTTTGACGTCATAAAACCAgaattttcaaaaccgagcgtttcagctttatttttctcaaaggcggagaagaatacgcAGGGCTttgtttacacctatcaaaatgtctagccactgggggaccaaaggcaggctaggggaactcatattaatgttaaataaactTTAAATTaggctgaagctccgcccccttgaatttattgaatttagcaacaacagcaacactagctaaatcaattgcagatatcagaacagccaTACCTgctgtctctgagtgttttatgtgttaattactttctCTTTGCATTGTaacagctgagtaacagaatgcaaccatctgtgatctgacgtagacaGGTCgttgtgacgtagataggttgggtttttGCCCCTAACGTTTTCTCGCtctgcacatgctttcaggaactcatttcacatgtatataatgtaacgagaagcaaatcatggaatttgctttacagtaTCTTTAATGCCATTAGAACTCCAGTACCCAGTATGCATCACAGGTTGCATGACAACAGTAGCTGCATACTGAATTTGTTGGTAGAGCCCAGTTGGCTAACTGGTTTATTGATTGAATTCTACATTGTGGTAATAAAGAAGGCTTTATAAACCTGCGCACAGTTAGTTATCAAGTAAAGGACAAATGTAACACATTATTAACGCTAAGACATTTGATTTAGCTTTGTCTACATGTTAGCTATACTGCAAGCTCTGGCTGTGGGTGATTGGTAGGGCTAGacctggggggtggggctttACCTTAGTTAGGGGTGGGGCTAGacctggggggtggggcttggCCTGAGTTAGGGGTGGGGCTAGacctggggggtggggcttggCCTGAGTTAGGGGTGGGGCTAGACCTCGGGGGTGGGGCTTTACCTTAGTTAGGGGTGGGGCTAGACCTGAGGGGTGGGGCTTGGCCTGAGTTAGGGGTGGGGCTAGacctggggggtggggcttggCCTGAGTTAGGGGTGGGGCTAGACCTCGGGGGTGGGGCTTTACCTTAGTTAGGGGTGGGGCTAGacctggggggtggggctttACCTTAGTTAGGGGTGGGGCTAGacctggggggtggggctttACCTTAGTTAGGGGTGGGGCTATacctggggggtggggcttggCCTGAGTTAGGGGTGGGGCTTGGCCTGAGTTAGGGTGGGGCTAGacctggggggtggggcttgACCTGCGTTATGGGTGGCTAGACCTCGGGGGTGTGGCTTGACCTGAGTTAGGGGTGGGGCTAGACCTGGGGGGCATGGCTTTACCTTAGTTAGGGGTGGGGCTAGacctggggggtggggcttggCCTGAGTTAGGGGTGGGGCTACacctggggggtggggcttgACCTGCGTTAGGAGTGGGGTTAGACCTTGGGGGTGTGGCTTGACCTGAGTTAAGGGTGGGGCTAGACCTTGGGGGTGTGGCTTGACCTGAGTTAGGGGTGGGGCTAGacctggggggtggggcttgACCTGAGTTAGGGGTGGGGCTAGACCTACCCATTTGGCTCTCTAGTGAGCACCCTCTTGGGAAAGGTATTGTTGCAGGCCTTCAACCAGTTCAAATAGCTCCCAGCTATAGCCTACAGGGCATGAAACAGTGCAGTCCCCACTCCTCCAGCAAGTAAAACAGTTAACAAATTTGTCATCTGGAATGGTCGTCAGACGAAGTATTTGTGACCGGGAATCCTTTTGGTCttttaaaaaaaattttttcCTACAATGACACAATTTTATAACTCTTCCTCATCCACTAAGATTCacaaacatttgtgaaaatgcTGTTGCTAGTTTGGTCTTTTTAAAATCTAATTTCTTGCATAACTTATGCCGCAAGTTGCAACCTAGTAAACAAGATTATTATCAATGCACTACGAGACTAGATCATTTCTATAAATCGTTTGTCAATACCAGCAGAACGTGGTTTGGGCGAACAGAATTCCCCCGGCAGTGAACCTGTCATGCTTAAGATTGCTAAAGTATTTAGAGGCACTTTTTCAACCACAGAAAAGGCTTTTGGTCACACTTAAcctaacatttgtattttgaacAGAAATACAGACCTTGTTTTTTATCTATTTCAATAATTTTAAATGACAAAGTTGACACGAGCAGTATatagtctgtctgcctctctgatcTCTAAATACCAGGATTGATATCGGCCATTGAAAAACAGATATTGCTCATCCACTAGTGTTAGTTGTGTCAGGGTTGTGTGTAAGGCTAGGTTTGTAAGGGTTGTGTGTTAAGATAGTTGTGTAAGGGTTGTGTGTTAGTGTTGTAAGAGTTGTCTGAATTGTGTAAGGATTTTGAGTTAGCCTAGTTGTGTAATGGTTGGTGTTAGGCTAGTTGTGTAAGGGTTGTGTATTAGTTGTGTAAGGGTAGTGTGTTAGTTGTGTAAGGGTTGTGTGTCAGGCTAGTTGTGTAAGGGTTGTGTGTTAGGCTAGTTGTGTAAGGGTTGTGTGTTAGGCTAGTTGTGTAAGGGTTGTGTGTTAGGCTAGCTGTGTAAGGGTTGTGTATCCCATTGTCCTTGAAGGCAGCTTGCTGTTAGCATTCTAATAGTTCCACCTGTTTCCACCAAAGTATCACGGCAAGGACATAGGGGAGGggagcaagggggaggggggggaagggggggaagggggagggggggaagggggagggggctcaCACcacatgcacattcacacacacacttttacacagacacacactttttcacacacacacacacttgtacacagacacacatcattaCAGTATTGACTTCCGCATGTCTTCCCTTATCCTGCACTGCTGTTTCATCCTCCATGTTTATCAGCTATTGTACATCCCCATTATTACTGCCATGCTCAATGTGCAgtaggcgcgtgtgtgtgcgtgtgtatgcgtgtatgtgtgcagcatgtgtgtgagggcgaacagtgtgtgtgtgtgtgggggtgaacagtgtgtgtactgcatgcTGTTTGTCCAGGGGCTCTGGGGGGAGGAGACTGCTACAAGGTAAGTTTAGGGTTCCTACAAGGCTCCAGAACCACACATGAACAGGTAGGAGTGTCGCCTTCCATCCACCATGTCCAccttctatgtgtgtgtgctgtgtgtgtgtgtgtgtgttgcgtgcgagtgtgtgtgtgagcgtgtcgtATTGTATGTGAGTAATCTGATGGCAATCGTTGGCTACCAGTGCAGCATGGGTTCCATAGTGACATCTGGgtggatttgcatgtgtgtaacaTCGATGACCAGGACGAGTGTGCATGTGAGTACCCATGGTTACCCAGGGGGGCTGAGCATGCATGTTAAtgaatgtctgtctctctctctcctcgcctgGACGCCCCCCAGTGCACAGCTACAGCCCAGGtgggtctccctccctccctacctccctacctcactccctccctccccccaagtctttctcactctctcccttcatccttccCCACGCCGCTATCTTTCCGTCTCTTTCCACACCTCTATATATATCTCTCccgcctcacctctccttctaTGTCTTACACTGTTATCGTTccttatccctccctccatctctgactccccccagcccccccccccccccccccccccgggtttCTCGCTCCGCCTCGCCTCCCCttatctcccccttcctccatcacctTCCCCCACCATGTCTAATCTGGCTACTGTAAATGCGAGGCTGTTTCTGATTCGTGTATCCATgcgcaagagtgtgtgtgaagagtgtgtgttgggtgcAGAGGAACGGTAAGTACTTTCCCCTCATGGAAAATCATCATGTTTTCAAGGGGCTCTACATTCAAGGTTAGACACAGGTACACTATACATTtttagtgtgtgtacgtgtgcgtgtgtgtgtgtgtgcatgtgtaggaTCACTGCCTAGAATGAGAGAGATGgtctgctttttgcagatgtcTCATGTAGAAATAAtgaatcccacacacacacatatccactcactcacacgcatagccccccccccccccccccacccaccacccctcctccccaaacGGGCTCGCCCGCAAACCCCCTGCTGTGACACGACCACTCCCATGATCCTttgctgtgctgactgtgctctTGTCTTCCTTTAAGGTCTGGCTCACTTGATGATCGGCGACCAAGGTATGGGCtcttacctcacttcctgtttcctatgCTCCCCGTCACCCGtcaccccctgcccctgcccaccCCCGCatacccacccccccacccccaactgtCATAATGGTCATCGTCACCCCTGGTGGGAGCAGGCTGCAGTTGTCTCTAGACCCTGATTCAAGGTGTGTTGTGGTACGTGCCTCCTTACtgtggggggtgatgggggggggtgagggggccgGTGTTGGGTCGGAGGTACCAGAGGGAGCTGGTCCTGGTCTGGCTGCTCCCCCCCAGCAGGGTGACTCCCAggtctgggtgtctgggtcGTGGAGCAAAGCGCCGGCTCTCCGTGGATGGTTTGAACTTTACTTCCCATCCTCACTCCCTGCTCCTTCATATCTGCatagtgtatgagtgtgtgtgtgtgtctgcgattgaagtgtgtgtgtgtgcctgggtgcgtgtgtgagtgtatgagtgtatgaGTGTAACCTTGTATGTGTTGGTTGATGTCTCCATTCCTTCCTCCcgcactcccccctcccctccccattggGCCTTTCGTATTATGCTCATTTCCCATTGGCTCATGCACNNNNNNNNNNNNNNNNNNNNNNNNNNNNNNNNNNNNNNNNNNNNNNNNNNNNNNNNNNNNNNNNNNNNNNNNNNNNNNNNNNNNNNNNNNNNNNNNNNNNTATATTTTGAGTTTTTCATATACAGTTCATTAGAAAACAAGATGCCGGCTCCCACTTTGAATCGGAAAGTGTAAACATACACAATGATAATCTATCTCTTCGTCCTTATGAAAAACACAGTTACATTTGAGTCttatctcctcccctctaccatgctctgctccatctctccagaCACCTGTGCTGGTCTGGCCTTTTAGGGTAcatgtgcttgcctatgtgtgtgtgcctgcgtgtttgtctgtgtctgtgtgtgtggttagcattgtgggagagtgtgtgaggtcCTATTTAGAACTCAAGGCTGTTCTTCTGTTCCAGCCAAAGAATAAATCACTGCACCCTCCTCCTTACAGAGTtcccacagtacacacacacacacacacaaggtacactcactcaaacacccacgcattcacacacactcacacacactttgactcacactttacacatacacactcacacgcaaacactcacacacgcgaatgcacacacacacacgcgcatactCAGGCACACACCACATtgaacacatcaacacacacacggatagaTGCAAAGTTTTGTGAAAGCGTGCATGTGCAGATTTGTGTTCTTGTGACTTGTTTCTGTTGAGGGTAGTATTAGGGAACATTATGTCCACTGCTATCCTACTATGCTGAAATATCATTCAGACAGAAACATGAGAACAAGACTAAACACCAAACACAGGCCTGAGCAGGCTGTTATCCAGACACACCAGCTCTTTCATAATTCACCAGCAGCAGGTCACTGTTACAGAACTACATTTCCCCTAACCCTCACACAACCTCACTTATAAAGGACTACATTTCCTGTAAACCTCACACAACCTCACTGGTGAAGGACTACATTTCCCCTAACCCTTACACAACCTCACTGGTGAAGGACTACATTTCCCCTAACCCTCACACGACCTCACTGGTGAAGGACTACATTTACTCTAATCCACACAACGCGGAGACTACATTTCCCCTAACCCTCACACAACTTCACTGGTGAAGGACAACATTTCCCCTAACCCTCACACAACCTCACTGGTGAAGGACTACATTTCCCCTAACCCTCACACGCCCTCACTGGTGAAGGATTACATTTACTCCAATCCACACAACTTAGGTGCAGGTGCAAAGGGAAGATGGTGAAAGGACGAGGGAAGCTGTTCACTCAGGAAATGAGGAGGCTGTGCAGGAGTgaggaggacagaaggagaCAACCTGTTTATCAGATCCTCCGAGGTCTGGTCTGCtgatcacattcacacacacacacaatgccacaTAGACACCCAGCGAAGACCTCTCTTCCAAACTCTCAAAGCTCCACACACTCCCACAAGCATTCAACACTACAGGAAGAAACACTAGCTTCTtttaatctcacacacacacacaccctgaaacCCTaagcggagagagggagggagatagagagagagagagagggttgggagaaagagagagaaagagagagagagagagtaagagaaggATGGACAGAAGAGAGGACACATTTTTGGGAAAAGAAAAGTGAGAACCGAGAGACAAGGGAGActagaagagcagaggagaggaggacgaggtggagagagaaacagtccaGCGGTCGCTGACGACGTTGGGAGAACTCTGACAAGAAGACCGAGGGGGAAGGATGACACCAGCGTTCGTGCTGCTGCTGGGTCTGGTGAGGGCTCTGGCTGTGGCGGAGCTCACCTCGGTGTCTGGGCCATGCTCCTTCAGCAGGGACCGTTCCCTGCTGTGCGTCGGGGGCAGAGTAACACAGCTGCCTTCAGCCCTCCCCAGAAACACCAGCCACCTGTAAGTACAGctgcacacactcagtcactgcACCGCTGGCGGTCGGTTTGAGCTGCCGTGTGAACTTTAGGGgcattgtgtgcgtgtttgtgtgtgtgttggggtgctGGTGATTGTGTTGTTGGGTTGTTGCCATGACATCATGGCTGTTGATCGTCACTGCGATGGTCGTGTGACATGGACAGAGTGGCTGACCCTTGTTGGGTTGTTTTGCATGGAGTAACATTGTTTCAGGAATCTCAAGGCTGTGACCACAGATGACCAGGCGTCagcttgtttgtgtgcgtgctggtgtctgtctgagtggccgtgtgtgcatgcgtgtctgtgtgcaggtcaGCGAGTCATGGCAAATACAGACCTAATGATTTGGAGATGTAAAGAGCAATTCTTGTCGCATAATTGTAGTCcattttatacacacacacacatacacacacacacatcactgccATTCCCAGGCAATCTGGTGAACTCCCAGAAGAGCATGTGTTCCGCTGTTAGAGGTCAAGGCTGTGGGACAGTTAGGGACAGTTACTATACATCCAAATACTGGACACTGGACAGCTCCAGAACATTCCCAGTTAAGCCAGAGTCAGGGCCGGTCCTTCTtacaggcgacataggcagccgcctagggtggcatgaagaggggggcggcatttccccaagtgcatccattaattaaccctCCTGCACAACCAGCAGAGTGCGCCAACCGCGCCACGTCATGTCTCCGCGTTGCGTTTGGGGGGGCGgcccggggggggggattcACTAAGATTTGCGctcccgaggggggggggggtactgttgATACATTTCGCCTAGGGCGCCAGATGTGCTCGGACCGGTACTGCCCAGAGTCCATCTGAACCTCTTTTCG
This DNA window, taken from Hypomesus transpacificus isolate Combined female chromosome 13, fHypTra1, whole genome shotgun sequence, encodes the following:
- the nrxn1a gene encoding neurexin 1a, which codes for MSASVCAMAVCVWAAAPLLFLGLCLCSVGGQARGEVLEFGGVSGQWGRFPVWNACCESVLSFSLRTHSQEGLLLYLDDEGFCDFLELLLLHGRLRLRFSIFCAEPAEVQSGVAVSDGRWHAVRVKRDWRNTTLEVDGMEGWAEVKSKRRDMTVFSHTFMGGVSPELHSSPLRLTSPAIREHNPFRGWVTAVTVNGSATALEESEGVAVSSGCGPDHVCQNGGVCSVVNDQRICDCSHTGYQGNDCSEVHSYSPGLAHLMIGDQGCSCL